A stretch of Amycolatopsis tolypomycina DNA encodes these proteins:
- the menE gene encoding o-succinylbenzoate--CoA ligase, whose translation MRPVHLDGSPTALTTLQDAVAAALDGGPAVLPFTDPALRDAMAPDEPAEPGTAVVIATSGSTGAPKGVLLSARALTASAEATHARLGGPGHWLLATPAQYIGGLQVLVRSLLAGTTPALLTGSGFRPDDFAAAAATLGGSPRYTALVPTQLVRLLDDGGAGLAAAKTFDAIVVGAAATSPALRERAADARVRIVPAYGMSETASGCVYDGVPLDGVRVDVDGDRIRIAGDVLAHGYRLRPDLTAESFSDGWFTTSDRGVRHADGRIEVLGRADDMINTGGVKVSATAIERCLCAQPGVRDACVVGVPDPEWGEAVVALVVPEGAHGDLRAAVRAALGPTSTPKRVEFTGALPLRGPGKIDRAAVKARLRAEPGG comes from the coding sequence CTGCGCCCGGTCCACCTCGACGGCTCGCCTACCGCGCTGACCACGCTCCAGGACGCCGTCGCGGCCGCGCTGGACGGCGGCCCGGCGGTACTGCCGTTCACCGACCCCGCCCTGCGCGACGCCATGGCGCCGGACGAACCCGCCGAGCCGGGCACCGCCGTGGTCATCGCCACGTCGGGCTCGACCGGCGCGCCCAAGGGCGTGCTGCTGTCGGCCCGCGCGCTGACCGCGTCGGCCGAGGCCACGCACGCCCGGCTCGGCGGGCCGGGGCACTGGCTGCTGGCGACGCCGGCGCAGTACATCGGCGGGCTGCAGGTGCTGGTCCGGTCCCTGCTGGCCGGGACGACCCCCGCCCTGCTGACCGGCAGCGGTTTCCGCCCGGACGACTTCGCGGCCGCGGCGGCGACGCTCGGGGGCAGCCCGCGGTACACGGCGCTGGTGCCGACCCAGCTGGTCCGCCTCCTCGACGACGGCGGCGCCGGGCTGGCCGCGGCGAAGACGTTCGACGCGATCGTGGTCGGCGCGGCGGCGACCTCACCGGCCCTGCGGGAGCGGGCCGCGGACGCTCGCGTGCGGATCGTGCCGGCGTACGGGATGAGCGAGACGGCCAGCGGCTGCGTCTACGACGGCGTCCCCCTCGACGGCGTCCGGGTGGACGTCGACGGGGACCGGATCCGGATCGCCGGCGACGTCCTCGCGCACGGCTACCGGCTGCGCCCGGACCTGACGGCGGAGTCCTTCTCGGACGGCTGGTTCACGACGTCCGACCGCGGGGTGCGCCACGCCGACGGCCGCATCGAGGTGCTGGGCCGGGCCGACGACATGATCAACACCGGGGGCGTGAAGGTGTCGGCGACCGCGATCGAGCGGTGCCTCTGCGCGCAGCCCGGCGTGCGCGACGCGTGCGTGGTCGGCGTGCCGGACCCCGAGTGGGGCGAGGCCGTGGTGGCGCTGGTCGTCCCCGAGGGTGCGCACGGCGACCTCCGGGCCGCGGTCCGGGCGGCGCTGGGACCCACGTCGACGCCGAAACGCGTCGAGTTCACCGGGGCGTTGCCCCTGCGCGGACCTGGGAAGATCGACCGGGCGGCGGTGAAAGCCCGGCTCCGGGCCGAGCCGGGCGGCTGA
- a CDS encoding MinD/ParA family ATP-binding protein, with translation MTGPSEESAPGHPDPAAAAPQPGLFADDRTDSHPHPDASGAYDVQPTQAVAPPPNPAVSGPHQVNPAGSGPHQVNPAGSGPHQVNPAVSGPHQVPYGYDQNLPPLQPQPYPAQAQYPQQPSGLPQPQGGRHAAPPQPGGHGHDLSTAHLVKQNKRPPQSGWRKALYVGTGKLVNPGESPADTRRRELIARVNQPLRGCYKIAMLSLKGGVGKTTVTTTLGSTFASLRGDRVVAVDANPDRGTLSQKIPLETTATVRHLLRDAARITRYSDVRSYTSQGSSRLEILASEQDPAVSEAFSEDDYRRTVNLLEHFYNIVLTDCGTGLMHSAMKGVLDVADALVVVSSGSVDGARSASATLDWLEAHGYGELVKRSVAVINSVRPKGGSVDLDKLSAHFGAKVRAVCKVPFDPHLEEGAEIELDRLSGDTRLALLELAATVADGFATPLSQGYR, from the coding sequence GTGACCGGACCCAGCGAAGAATCGGCTCCTGGCCACCCCGACCCGGCCGCGGCGGCGCCGCAGCCGGGCCTGTTCGCCGACGACCGGACGGACTCGCACCCGCACCCCGACGCGTCGGGTGCCTACGACGTGCAGCCGACGCAGGCGGTGGCCCCGCCGCCCAACCCGGCGGTGTCCGGCCCGCACCAGGTCAACCCGGCCGGGTCGGGGCCGCACCAGGTCAACCCGGCCGGGTCGGGGCCGCACCAGGTCAACCCGGCCGTCTCGGGGCCGCACCAGGTGCCCTACGGCTACGACCAGAACCTCCCGCCGCTGCAGCCGCAGCCGTACCCGGCGCAGGCGCAGTACCCGCAGCAGCCGTCGGGGCTGCCCCAGCCCCAGGGCGGCCGCCACGCGGCGCCGCCGCAGCCGGGCGGCCACGGGCACGACCTGTCGACCGCGCACCTGGTCAAGCAGAACAAGCGGCCCCCGCAGTCCGGCTGGCGCAAGGCGCTCTACGTCGGCACCGGCAAGCTGGTCAACCCGGGGGAGAGCCCGGCGGACACCCGCCGCCGCGAGCTGATCGCCCGCGTCAACCAGCCGCTGCGCGGGTGCTACAAGATCGCGATGCTGTCGCTCAAGGGCGGCGTCGGCAAGACCACGGTGACGACCACGCTGGGCTCGACGTTCGCCTCGCTGCGCGGCGACCGCGTGGTGGCGGTGGACGCCAACCCGGACCGCGGCACGCTGTCGCAGAAGATCCCGCTGGAAACGACGGCGACGGTCCGCCACCTGCTGCGTGACGCGGCCCGCATCACCCGCTACAGCGACGTCCGCTCGTACACGTCCCAGGGCTCGAGCCGGCTGGAGATCCTGGCGAGCGAGCAGGACCCGGCCGTCTCGGAGGCGTTCTCCGAAGACGACTACCGGCGCACGGTCAACCTGCTGGAGCACTTCTACAACATCGTGCTCACCGACTGCGGGACAGGCCTGATGCACTCGGCCATGAAGGGCGTCCTGGACGTCGCGGACGCCCTGGTGGTGGTCTCGTCCGGCTCGGTCGACGGCGCCCGCAGCGCCTCGGCGACCCTCGACTGGCTCGAGGCCCACGGCTACGGCGAGCTGGTCAAGCGCTCGGTGGCGGTGATCAACTCGGTCCGCCCGAAGGGTGGGTCCGTCGACCTCGACAAGCTGTCGGCGCACTTCGGGGCGAAGGTCAGGGCGGTCTGCAAGGTCCCGTTCGACCCGCACCTGGAGGAAGGCGCGGAGATCGAGCTGGACCGCCTCTCCGGCGACACGCGGCTCGCGCTTCTGGAGCTGGCCGCAACCGTCGCCGACGGCTTCGCCACCCCGCTTTCGCAGGGCTACCGCTGA
- the menD gene encoding 2-succinyl-5-enolpyruvyl-6-hydroxy-3-cyclohexene-1-carboxylic-acid synthase, whose amino-acid sequence MNPSTAQARVIVDELVRNTVSHVVLCPGSRNAPLSIALYDAAAAGKLRLHVRIDERGAAFLALGIAARTGRPVAVLCTSGTAAANFHPAVLEADRAGVPLIVLTADRPPELRAAGASQVIDQHQLYGDAVRYFDELAVAERRAGQNSYWRSQICRAWNAAYGEWRCGPVHLNIPFREPLVPDLDDDGEWYESLDGRSDGSRWTELPDFGALPSFVVPSARHGLVIACDTGVQAASEWAEQHGWPVISETGGIGLSGGTAISSGAWLLGVEEFISRHKPEQVLCLGRPTVFRQIQQVISDPDVEVLLVRPDSDWPAPAHNVRQVGQWFDEPTKPADPEWLASWRRADAAAASAVAETLASEAWPSGLRVATELVDALPPDSLLVVGSSNPTRDVALAGRLRPDVLVHRNRGVAGIDGTVSTAIGAAYVHRGPSYALLGDLTFLHDASGLLTGPAEQRPDLTIVVLNDDGGGIFSLLEQGAPEHSASFERVFGTPHGADLGALCAGYRVPHVVAETLTEFRAALAPAPGLRVVEVRVDRSRHRDLHARLRAAVSAAVSAG is encoded by the coding sequence GTGAACCCTTCCACCGCGCAGGCCAGGGTCATCGTCGACGAGCTCGTCCGCAACACCGTTTCCCACGTCGTCCTCTGCCCGGGCTCCCGCAACGCGCCGCTGTCGATCGCGCTGTACGACGCGGCCGCGGCCGGGAAGCTCCGGCTGCACGTCCGCATCGACGAGCGGGGCGCCGCGTTCCTCGCCCTGGGCATCGCCGCGCGCACCGGCCGCCCGGTGGCCGTGCTCTGCACGTCCGGCACCGCGGCCGCGAACTTCCACCCGGCCGTCCTGGAGGCCGACCGGGCCGGCGTCCCGCTGATCGTGCTGACCGCCGACCGGCCGCCCGAGCTCCGGGCCGCGGGCGCGTCGCAGGTCATCGACCAGCACCAGCTCTACGGCGACGCCGTCCGGTACTTCGACGAGCTGGCCGTCGCCGAGCGGCGGGCCGGCCAGAACTCGTACTGGCGCAGCCAGATCTGCCGGGCCTGGAACGCGGCCTACGGCGAGTGGCGCTGCGGGCCGGTGCACCTCAACATCCCGTTCCGCGAACCGCTCGTACCGGACCTCGACGATGACGGCGAGTGGTACGAATCGCTCGACGGCCGCTCCGACGGGTCCCGGTGGACCGAGCTGCCGGACTTCGGCGCGCTGCCCTCGTTCGTCGTGCCCTCGGCGCGGCACGGCCTGGTCATCGCGTGCGACACCGGCGTCCAGGCGGCCAGCGAGTGGGCCGAGCAGCACGGCTGGCCGGTGATCTCCGAGACCGGCGGGATCGGGCTGTCCGGCGGCACGGCGATCTCGTCCGGGGCGTGGCTGCTCGGCGTCGAGGAGTTCATCTCGCGGCACAAGCCCGAGCAGGTGCTCTGCCTGGGCCGCCCGACGGTGTTCCGGCAGATCCAGCAGGTGATCTCGGACCCCGACGTCGAGGTGCTGCTGGTGCGCCCGGACTCGGACTGGCCGGCACCCGCGCACAACGTCCGGCAGGTCGGGCAGTGGTTCGACGAGCCGACCAAGCCCGCCGACCCGGAGTGGCTGGCGAGCTGGCGCCGGGCGGACGCGGCAGCCGCGTCCGCCGTCGCCGAGACGCTGGCGTCGGAAGCGTGGCCGTCGGGGCTGCGGGTGGCGACCGAGCTGGTCGACGCGCTGCCGCCGGACTCCCTGCTGGTCGTCGGCTCGTCCAACCCGACCCGGGACGTCGCGCTGGCCGGGCGGCTGCGCCCGGACGTCCTCGTGCACCGCAACCGCGGCGTCGCGGGCATCGACGGCACGGTCTCGACGGCCATCGGGGCCGCGTACGTGCACCGGGGGCCGTCGTACGCGCTGCTGGGCGACCTGACGTTCCTGCACGACGCCTCCGGGCTGCTGACCGGACCCGCCGAGCAGCGGCCCGACCTGACGATCGTGGTGCTCAACGACGACGGCGGCGGCATCTTCTCGCTGCTGGAGCAGGGTGCGCCGGAGCACTCGGCCAGCTTCGAGCGCGTCTTCGGCACCCCGCACGGCGCCGACCTGGGCGCGCTGTGCGCGGGCTACCGCGTCCCGCACGTCGTCGCGGAGACGCTCACGGAGTTCCGGGCGGCACTGGCCCCGGCGCCGGGGCTGCGGGTCGTCGAGGTCCGGGTGGACCGGTCCCGGCACCGCGACCTGCACGCCCGCCTCCGGGCGGCGGTGTCCGCAGCGGTCTCGGCGGGCTGA
- a CDS encoding PLP-dependent cysteine synthase family protein, translating into MSRPHSRSWVREAVRIIEADANRSADTHLHVFPLPPEWGIDLYLKDESVHPTGSLKHRLARSLFLYGLVNGQIGPDTVLVEASSGSTAVSEAYFARMLGLRFITVVPRRTSKEKVALIEFYGGECHFVDEAPAMYPEAERLAAECGGHYLDQFTYAERATDWRGNNNIAESVFAQMRSERHPIPKWIVVGAGTGGTSATFGRYVRYKRHTTKICVVDPENSSFYGAWETGAMDYATGMPSRIEGIGRPRCEPSFVPGVIDEMFQIPDAGSLAAIRLLRERTGHWAGGSTGTNLYGAFRLISRMVEDGQAGSVVTLLCDGGERYAHTYYNDEWLAQQNLDLAPHTALFEEFLTTGKFVPEG; encoded by the coding sequence GTGAGCCGCCCGCACAGCCGCAGCTGGGTCCGCGAGGCCGTCCGGATCATCGAGGCCGACGCCAACCGCAGCGCCGACACGCACCTGCACGTCTTCCCGCTGCCCCCGGAGTGGGGCATCGACCTCTACCTCAAGGACGAGTCGGTCCACCCGACCGGCTCGCTGAAGCACCGGCTGGCCCGGTCGCTGTTCCTCTACGGGCTGGTCAACGGCCAGATCGGCCCGGACACCGTGCTCGTCGAGGCCTCCAGCGGCTCGACCGCGGTGTCCGAGGCCTACTTCGCCCGGATGCTGGGGCTGCGCTTCATCACCGTCGTGCCGCGGCGCACGTCGAAGGAGAAGGTCGCGCTCATCGAGTTCTACGGCGGCGAGTGCCACTTCGTCGACGAGGCCCCGGCGATGTACCCCGAGGCCGAGCGGCTCGCGGCCGAGTGCGGCGGGCACTACCTCGACCAGTTCACCTACGCCGAGCGCGCGACGGACTGGCGCGGGAACAACAACATCGCCGAGTCGGTGTTCGCCCAGATGCGCTCGGAGCGCCACCCGATCCCGAAGTGGATCGTCGTCGGCGCGGGCACCGGCGGTACGAGCGCCACCTTCGGCCGGTACGTCCGCTACAAGCGCCACACGACGAAGATCTGCGTCGTCGACCCGGAGAACTCGTCGTTCTACGGCGCCTGGGAGACCGGCGCCATGGACTACGCCACCGGCATGCCGTCCCGGATCGAGGGCATCGGGCGGCCGCGCTGCGAGCCGTCGTTCGTCCCCGGCGTCATCGACGAGATGTTCCAGATCCCCGACGCCGGGTCCCTGGCGGCCATCCGGCTGCTGCGCGAGCGCACCGGGCACTGGGCGGGCGGCTCGACCGGCACCAACCTCTACGGCGCTTTCCGGCTCATCTCGCGGATGGTCGAGGACGGCCAGGCGGGCAGCGTCGTGACGCTCCTCTGCGACGGCGGCGAGCGGTACGCGCACACGTACTACAACGACGAGTGGCTGGCCCAGCAGAACCTGGACCTCGCGCCGCACACGGCCTTGTTCGAGGAGTTCCTGACGACCGGGAAGTTCGTCCCGGAGGGCTAG
- a CDS encoding 1,4-dihydroxy-2-naphthoyl-CoA synthase yields the protein MDDARVSELFDPAAWTEVEGFAFTDITYHRSAESRGGKRVVRIAFDRPEVRNAFRPHTVDELYRALDHARMSADVGCVLLTGNGPSPKDGGWAFCSGGDQRIRGRSGYQYASGETSDTVDPARAGRLHILECQRLIRFMPKPVIAVVPGWAAGGGHSLHVVCDLTLASAEHAKFKQTDADVGSFDGGYGSAYLAKMVGQKFAREIFFLGREYSAEQMHAMGAVNAVVPHADLEKEALTWAWEITRKSPTAQRMLKYAFNLTDDGLVGQQLFAGETTRLAYMQDEAVEGRDAFLQKRDPDFKDVPYYY from the coding sequence GTGGATGACGCCCGAGTTTCCGAGCTGTTCGACCCCGCCGCGTGGACCGAGGTCGAAGGTTTCGCCTTCACCGACATCACCTACCACCGCTCCGCTGAGAGCCGCGGGGGCAAACGCGTGGTGCGCATCGCGTTCGACCGCCCCGAGGTCCGCAACGCCTTCCGGCCGCACACCGTCGACGAGCTCTACCGGGCCCTCGACCACGCCCGGATGAGCGCCGATGTCGGTTGTGTCCTGCTCACCGGGAACGGCCCGTCGCCCAAGGACGGCGGGTGGGCGTTCTGCTCCGGTGGTGACCAGCGTATTCGCGGACGGTCCGGGTATCAGTACGCGAGCGGGGAGACCTCCGACACGGTGGACCCGGCGCGGGCCGGCCGGCTGCACATCCTCGAGTGCCAGCGGCTCATCCGGTTCATGCCGAAACCGGTGATCGCGGTGGTGCCGGGCTGGGCCGCGGGCGGCGGGCACTCCCTGCACGTCGTGTGCGATCTCACGCTCGCCTCGGCCGAGCACGCGAAGTTCAAGCAGACCGACGCCGACGTCGGCTCGTTCGACGGCGGCTACGGCTCGGCCTACCTGGCGAAGATGGTCGGGCAGAAGTTCGCCCGCGAGATCTTCTTCCTCGGCCGCGAGTACTCCGCCGAGCAGATGCACGCCATGGGCGCGGTCAACGCCGTCGTCCCGCACGCCGACCTGGAAAAAGAGGCCCTGACCTGGGCGTGGGAGATCACGCGCAAGTCGCCGACGGCGCAGCGGATGCTGAAGTACGCCTTCAACCTCACCGACGACGGCCTGGTCGGCCAGCAGCTGTTCGCCGGGGAGACCACCCGGTTGGCGTACATGCAGGACGAGGCCGTCGAAGGCCGTGACGCGTTCCTCCAGAAGCGCGACCCCGACTTCAAGGACGTCCCCTATTACTACTGA
- a CDS encoding BldC family transcriptional regulator yields the protein MTATMGGRLLTPGEVAALFRVDPKTVTRWATAGRIGSIRTPGGHRRFREAEVNDLLAELTTDASEPTRTA from the coding sequence ATGACCGCGACGATGGGCGGACGTCTGCTCACCCCGGGCGAGGTGGCAGCCCTGTTCCGCGTGGACCCGAAGACGGTCACCCGGTGGGCGACCGCAGGCCGGATCGGCTCGATCCGCACGCCGGGCGGGCACCGGCGGTTCCGGGAGGCCGAGGTGAACGACCTCCTCGCCGAGCTGACCACCGACGCCAGCGAACCGACGCGCACCGCCTGA
- a CDS encoding Lrp/AsnC family transcriptional regulator, whose translation MDQLDRKIIAALRINGRATYADLGRAVGLSASSVHERVGKLEAAGVITGYHAVVDPSSVGLGVTALVGIHPTDTATEDDVADALGELDEVESCYAVAGDEAFVVKVRVPTVDELERTLGRLRRIPGVGRTNTTVVLSTRFEGRPNNAGLQKDRAGGA comes from the coding sequence GTGGATCAGTTGGACCGGAAGATCATCGCAGCGTTGCGCATCAACGGACGGGCCACTTACGCCGATCTCGGCCGGGCCGTCGGGTTGTCCGCGTCGTCGGTGCACGAGCGCGTGGGCAAACTGGAAGCCGCCGGCGTGATCACCGGCTACCACGCGGTCGTCGACCCCAGCTCGGTCGGGCTGGGCGTCACCGCCCTCGTCGGCATCCATCCCACCGACACCGCGACCGAAGACGACGTCGCCGACGCGCTCGGCGAGCTCGACGAGGTCGAGAGCTGCTACGCCGTGGCCGGCGACGAGGCGTTCGTCGTCAAGGTGCGCGTGCCGACCGTCGACGAGCTGGAACGCACCCTCGGCCGGCTGCGCCGCATCCCCGGCGTCGGGCGCACGAACACCACCGTGGTGCTCTCGACGCGCTTCGAGGGCCGCCCGAACAACGCGGGCCTGCAGAAGGACCGCGCGGGCGGGGCGTAG
- the ccsB gene encoding c-type cytochrome biogenesis protein CcsB has protein sequence MPINETLSQYSDWLYTTAAAIYVVALMMTLIEQGFGAKGRLATERAKLRARELVGAGGPPVAQVPAAQREVGRPERIGRMGAALLVLGALLQLTAIVLRGLAVHRAPWGNMYEYGMAVTFITVVTWLIVMGKFPVRHLTGFLLLPVVILMFVNGTLLYTIAAPVQPALQSYWLVIHVAAAIIGSGVFLVPGVASVLYLFRAAYDKDNTKFARFAPKLPEADVLDRIAYRTTIFAFPVFTFGVLCGAVWAESAWGRFWGWDPKETCAFIAWVVYAAYLHSRATAGWRGARAAIINIVGFAAMIFNLFFVNLVSVGLHSYAGVG, from the coding sequence ATGCCGATCAACGAGACGCTGTCGCAATACAGTGACTGGCTGTACACCACCGCCGCGGCGATCTACGTCGTCGCGCTGATGATGACGCTGATCGAGCAGGGCTTCGGCGCCAAGGGCAGGCTCGCCACCGAGCGCGCCAAGCTGCGGGCGCGCGAGCTCGTCGGCGCCGGCGGGCCGCCGGTCGCCCAGGTCCCGGCCGCGCAGCGCGAGGTCGGCAGGCCCGAGCGGATCGGCCGGATGGGCGCGGCGCTGCTGGTGCTCGGCGCGCTGCTGCAGCTGACGGCGATCGTGCTGCGCGGGCTCGCCGTGCACCGCGCGCCGTGGGGCAACATGTACGAGTACGGCATGGCGGTCACCTTCATCACGGTGGTCACCTGGCTGATCGTGATGGGGAAGTTCCCGGTCCGGCACCTCACCGGCTTCCTGCTGCTGCCCGTCGTGATCCTGATGTTCGTCAACGGCACGCTGCTGTACACGATCGCCGCGCCGGTGCAGCCCGCGCTGCAGTCGTACTGGCTGGTCATCCACGTCGCGGCGGCCATCATCGGCTCCGGCGTCTTCCTGGTGCCGGGTGTGGCCAGCGTCCTGTACCTGTTCCGCGCGGCCTACGACAAGGACAACACGAAGTTCGCCCGGTTCGCGCCGAAGCTGCCCGAGGCCGACGTCCTCGACCGGATCGCCTACCGGACCACCATCTTCGCCTTCCCGGTGTTCACCTTCGGCGTGCTCTGCGGCGCGGTCTGGGCCGAGTCGGCCTGGGGCCGGTTCTGGGGCTGGGACCCCAAGGAGACCTGCGCGTTCATCGCCTGGGTCGTCTACGCGGCCTACCTGCACTCGCGGGCGACCGCGGGCTGGCGGGGCGCGCGGGCGGCGATCATCAACATCGTCGGGTTCGCCGCGATGATCTTCAACCTGTTCTTCGTGAACCTCGTCTCCGTCGGCCTGCACTCCTACGCCGGGGTGGGCTGA
- the resB gene encoding cytochrome c biogenesis protein ResB, with the protein MTTTEAPPAAPKPPHHTPARRTLAFLRNTWRGLTSMRTALVLLFLLALAALPGALLPQRKLNAPKVDEYIAAHGWWGTLLDKLEFYDVYSSIWFSAIYLLLMISLVGCLTPRSFEYVKAMRAKPVLTPRNLARMPHYRLGRGKTDVTAEIAAVHKQLSGWRRVEREEAGGVRTISAERGFLRETGNLLFHFSMLGLIVFFALGKLFSYEGQVIVQADGSTFCNSGIYNYDSFNAGLRVDGTDLNPFCVKVNDFTARFTASGQPDYYHSNIEYQSGADLDTNTWRPYGLEVNSPLRTAGDRVYLLGHGYSPKFTVTFPDGTQRTQNTQWRTVDPATMLAEGATKFDQPGVTDEVQRRTRQLAITGLFAPTAFLHGNVLTSSAPEASDPAVAVDVLRGDLGLDSGRGQSVFEVDQSRVDDGRLKKVARENLKVGQEIKLDDGTKIRFDGVGQWVSLQVSHDPTQGFVLGFAIAMFLGLGASLLVKRRRLWVRVKPGTEAEPGTVIEVAGLARTDQAGYGEEFHRVSERLLGGQKG; encoded by the coding sequence GTGACGACCACCGAGGCGCCGCCCGCCGCGCCGAAGCCGCCGCACCACACACCCGCCAGGCGCACCCTCGCCTTCCTGCGCAACACCTGGCGCGGCCTGACGTCGATGCGCACCGCGCTCGTCCTGCTGTTCCTGCTCGCGCTGGCCGCCCTGCCGGGCGCGCTGCTGCCGCAGCGGAAGCTGAACGCGCCCAAGGTCGACGAGTACATCGCCGCCCACGGCTGGTGGGGGACGCTGCTCGACAAGCTCGAGTTCTACGACGTCTACTCCAGCATCTGGTTCTCGGCCATCTACCTGCTGCTGATGATCTCGCTCGTCGGCTGCCTGACCCCGCGCAGCTTCGAGTACGTCAAGGCCATGCGCGCCAAGCCGGTGCTGACCCCGCGCAACCTGGCCCGGATGCCGCACTACCGGCTCGGCCGCGGCAAGACCGACGTCACCGCCGAGATCGCCGCCGTCCACAAGCAGCTCTCCGGCTGGCGCCGCGTCGAACGCGAAGAGGCCGGCGGCGTCCGCACGATCTCGGCCGAACGCGGGTTCCTGCGCGAGACCGGCAACCTGCTCTTCCACTTCAGCATGCTGGGCCTGATCGTGTTCTTCGCCCTCGGCAAGCTCTTCAGCTACGAAGGCCAGGTCATCGTCCAGGCCGACGGCAGCACGTTCTGCAACTCCGGCATCTACAACTACGACTCCTTCAACGCCGGCCTGCGCGTCGACGGCACCGACCTCAACCCGTTCTGCGTGAAGGTCAACGACTTCACCGCGCGCTTCACCGCGTCGGGCCAGCCGGACTACTACCACTCGAACATCGAGTACCAGTCCGGCGCGGACCTCGACACGAACACCTGGCGCCCGTACGGCCTCGAGGTCAACTCGCCGCTGCGCACCGCCGGCGACCGCGTCTACCTGCTCGGCCACGGCTACTCGCCGAAGTTCACGGTCACCTTCCCGGACGGCACGCAGCGCACCCAGAACACCCAGTGGCGCACGGTCGACCCGGCCACGATGCTCGCCGAGGGCGCGACGAAGTTCGACCAGCCCGGCGTCACCGACGAGGTGCAGCGGCGGACCCGCCAGCTGGCCATCACCGGCCTGTTCGCCCCGACGGCGTTCCTGCACGGCAACGTCCTGACGTCGTCGGCGCCGGAGGCGAGCGACCCCGCCGTCGCCGTCGACGTCCTGCGCGGCGACCTCGGCCTGGACTCCGGGCGCGGCCAGTCGGTCTTCGAGGTCGACCAGTCACGGGTCGACGACGGCAGGCTGAAGAAGGTCGCCCGCGAGAACCTCAAGGTCGGCCAGGAGATCAAGCTCGACGACGGCACGAAGATCCGCTTCGACGGCGTCGGCCAGTGGGTCTCCCTGCAGGTGTCCCACGACCCGACGCAGGGGTTCGTGCTCGGCTTCGCCATCGCGATGTTCCTCGGGCTCGGCGCGTCCCTGCTGGTCAAGCGCCGCCGGCTGTGGGTGCGGGTGAAGCCGGGCACCGAAGCCGAGCCGGGTACCGTGATCGAGGTTGCCGGGCTGGCCCGCACCGACCAGGCCGGGTACGGCGAAGAGTTCCACCGGGTCAGCGAACGCCTGCTCGGCGGGCAGAAGGGCTGA
- a CDS encoding DUF4229 domain-containing protein: protein MSDEKAPQLARDLTLYLLARFVLVAVIAWVLSLVGVPLLVALLIGLVVGLPLGLLLFRSLNARVTAGLAKRNEKRARARAELRAQLRGDAAGQSE from the coding sequence GTGAGCGACGAGAAGGCCCCGCAGCTGGCCCGTGACCTGACGCTGTACCTGCTGGCGCGGTTCGTGCTGGTCGCGGTGATCGCGTGGGTGCTGTCCCTGGTCGGCGTGCCGCTGCTGGTCGCCCTGCTCATCGGCCTGGTCGTCGGGTTGCCGCTCGGCCTGCTGCTGTTCCGCTCGCTCAACGCCCGCGTCACCGCCGGGCTGGCGAAGCGCAACGAGAAGCGGGCCCGCGCCCGCGCCGAGCTGCGCGCGCAGCTGCGCGGCGACGCCGCCGGGCAGTCCGAGTGA
- a CDS encoding 1,4-dihydroxy-2-naphthoate polyprenyltransferase yields the protein MASLSEWIEGARPRTLPNAVAPVVAGVGAAIALDGFSWWRSVLALLVSLSLIVGVNYANDYSDGIRGTDEHRVGPLRLVGSGVAAPKAVLTAALVSLGLAGVLGLLLVVLSGHWWLLGMGALCILGAWFYTGGKKPYGYYGFGEVAVFVFFGLAGVLGTVYVQAGRVSWAALACAVAVGCFSTAVLTANNLRDIPTDIESGKRTLATRLGDKGTRRLYVALIGIPYLISLSFVFTGYPIAALSTLTIGILLPAAGAVQSGKTGRELIPALRDTGLAMLVWAVFTAVAMNL from the coding sequence ATGGCGAGCTTGAGCGAGTGGATCGAAGGCGCCCGGCCGCGGACGCTGCCCAACGCGGTGGCGCCCGTGGTGGCGGGCGTCGGCGCGGCGATCGCGCTGGACGGGTTCTCCTGGTGGCGTTCGGTGCTGGCGCTGCTGGTCTCCCTCTCGCTGATCGTCGGCGTCAACTACGCCAACGACTACTCCGACGGCATCCGCGGCACGGACGAACACCGCGTCGGCCCGCTCCGGCTGGTCGGCTCCGGCGTCGCCGCGCCGAAGGCCGTGCTCACCGCCGCGCTGGTCTCGCTCGGCCTCGCCGGGGTGCTGGGCCTGCTCCTGGTCGTGCTCAGCGGGCACTGGTGGCTGCTCGGGATGGGCGCGCTGTGCATCCTCGGCGCGTGGTTCTACACGGGCGGCAAGAAGCCCTACGGCTACTACGGCTTCGGCGAGGTCGCCGTCTTCGTGTTCTTCGGCCTGGCCGGCGTGCTGGGCACGGTGTACGTCCAGGCGGGCCGGGTGAGCTGGGCGGCGCTGGCCTGCGCGGTCGCGGTCGGCTGCTTCTCGACGGCGGTCCTGACGGCCAACAACCTGCGTGACATCCCGACCGACATCGAGTCCGGCAAGCGCACCCTGGCCACCCGCCTGGGTGACAAGGGCACGCGACGGCTCTACGTGGCGCTGATCGGGATCCCCTACCTGATCAGCCTGTCGTTCGTCTTCACCGGCTACCCGATCGCCGCGCTTTCGACGCTGACCATCGGCATCCTGCTGCCGGCCGCGGGCGCGGTCCAGAGCGGCAAGACCGGCCGTGAGCTGATCCCCGCGTTGCGCGACACCGGCCTGGCCATGCTGGTGTGGGCCGTGTTCACCGCCGTCGCGATGAACCTCTAG